In Halorubrum sp. PV6, a single window of DNA contains:
- a CDS encoding ATPase domain-containing protein: MSELVSTGVAGLDSILTGGITERSTVLVSGNPGTGKSIFGIQYLYHGVTEHDERGVYVSFEEDEADIRGAADSIGFEGFGELVDDGDIVILDKREMLRETDFSTAVDKLLDTIEDGDFDRLVLDSLSMFQLFFDAEQEKRTYLLKFSDILKANGLTSLLINEQGAVFPDTEVGLENFLTDGNIYFIQTPTDSGVNRYVWVAKMRKQDIDTDIFPMEIGEGGITVHERAGGFSMMGRSDEPSF, from the coding sequence ATGTCAGAACTCGTCTCCACGGGGGTCGCGGGGCTCGACTCGATCCTCACCGGCGGCATCACGGAGCGATCGACGGTCCTCGTCTCCGGTAACCCCGGTACCGGTAAGAGTATTTTCGGGATCCAGTATCTCTACCACGGCGTCACCGAACACGACGAACGCGGCGTGTACGTCTCCTTCGAGGAGGACGAAGCGGACATCCGGGGCGCGGCAGACTCGATCGGCTTCGAGGGGTTCGGCGAACTCGTCGACGACGGCGACATCGTGATCCTCGACAAACGCGAGATGCTGCGAGAGACCGACTTCTCGACGGCGGTCGACAAGCTCCTCGACACCATCGAGGACGGCGACTTCGACAGGCTCGTGCTCGACTCGCTTTCGATGTTCCAGCTCTTTTTCGACGCCGAACAGGAGAAGCGAACGTACCTCCTGAAGTTCTCGGACATCCTCAAGGCAAACGGGTTGACCTCGCTGCTCATCAACGAGCAGGGCGCCGTCTTCCCCGACACCGAGGTCGGCTTGGAGAACTTCCTCACCGACGGGAACATCTACTTCATCCAGACGCCCACCGACTCCGGCGTCAACCGCTACGTCTGGGTGGCGAAGATGCGGAAACAGGACATCGACACCGACATCTTCCCGATGGAGATCGGCGAGGGCGGCATTACGGTCCACGAACGGGCCGGCGGCTTCTCGATGATGGGTCGGTCCGACGAGCCGTCGTTCTGA
- a CDS encoding helix-turn-helix domain-containing protein: protein MVGDDLITVLGNKYNTDILTATGDPMSAQDISDELDVPIATCYRRINELEDAELLELHDRPLSDEHRRVKVYCRKVDGVEVDFRDGLTVEVEERSAVKNRLDDVWRDLSSSK from the coding sequence ATGGTGGGGGACGATCTGATAACCGTACTCGGGAACAAGTACAACACGGACATCCTGACGGCGACCGGCGACCCGATGTCCGCACAAGACATCAGCGACGAGCTCGACGTCCCGATCGCGACGTGTTATCGCCGGATCAACGAACTTGAGGACGCGGAGCTGCTGGAGCTTCACGACCGGCCGCTCTCGGATGAACACCGCCGCGTGAAGGTGTACTGCCGGAAAGTCGACGGCGTCGAAGTCGACTTCCGTGACGGGCTCACCGTCGAAGTCGAAGAGCGCTCCGCGGTAAAGAACCGCCTCGACGACGTGTGGCGCGACCTCTCGTCGAGCAAATAA
- a CDS encoding archaellin/type IV pilin N-terminal domain-containing protein, with product MFETILDEEERGQVGIGTLIVFIAMVLVAAIAAGVLINTAGFLQTQAEATGEESTSQVSDRLQIVSQSGNVSDDSSGTRVVDQLNITVAQSPGAGNIDLNETTVELIGTQGQENFQLDAPNATIDIYTGSPGDVVLTDASDRADVGINLNTSTTTGVYGNLEGGDRLQITFTTASGATTTAELRVPTTLTDEQTSVRL from the coding sequence ATGTTCGAAACAATACTGGACGAGGAAGAGCGCGGGCAAGTGGGGATCGGGACCCTCATCGTGTTCATCGCGATGGTGCTGGTGGCGGCGATCGCCGCCGGCGTCCTGATCAACACCGCCGGGTTCCTTCAGACGCAGGCGGAGGCAACGGGCGAAGAGAGTACAAGTCAGGTCAGTGACCGGCTGCAGATCGTGAGTCAGTCTGGTAACGTATCGGACGATTCCAGTGGCACTCGAGTTGTCGACCAGCTGAATATTACGGTGGCGCAGTCACCGGGAGCAGGTAACATCGATCTTAACGAGACGACCGTTGAGCTCATCGGTACGCAAGGACAAGAGAACTTCCAGCTTGACGCTCCAAACGCGACAATCGACATCTACACTGGGAGTCCGGGAGATGTCGTTCTGACAGACGCCAGCGATCGCGCTGATGTCGGCATAAACCTCAATACGAGTACGACAACTGGTGTCTACGGAAATCTTGAGGGAGGTGACCGGCTCCAGATAACATTCACGACGGCGTCAGGCGCTACCACGACCGCGGAACTACGTGTCCCGACCACGCTGACGGATGAACAGACTTCGGTGAGGCTGTAA
- a CDS encoding archaellin/type IV pilin N-terminal domain-containing protein gives MFEFINNHDDRGQVGIGTLIVFIAMVLVAAIAAGVLINTAGFLQSQAEATGQESTDLVSERIDVTSEVGIVGNNSTGELKAIKISVSGAAGASQIDLSETTLQAVGPNGQANLVFTDTNANGGGSIANASQINASEFAVQDPEGNFVDSGNAVLSDDTDYTIVLNPGAEPFGSIAEGSVYEGGSYNYAHLQTDDAFGEGQTSSLEIVSPSSATTSVELNAPDLFTTDGEAVRL, from the coding sequence ATGTTCGAGTTTATCAACAACCACGACGACCGCGGTCAGGTGGGTATCGGCACGCTCATCGTGTTCATCGCGATGGTGCTGGTGGCGGCGATTGCCGCCGGCGTCCTGATCAACACCGCCGGGTTCCTCCAGTCGCAGGCGGAGGCAACCGGTCAAGAGAGTACGGACCTCGTGTCCGAACGCATTGACGTGACGAGCGAGGTCGGTATCGTCGGCAACAACTCCACGGGTGAACTGAAGGCTATCAAGATTAGTGTATCCGGCGCTGCCGGTGCTTCTCAGATCGACCTGTCAGAGACCACACTCCAAGCAGTTGGGCCGAACGGACAAGCAAATCTTGTCTTTACCGATACGAATGCTAATGGTGGAGGATCGATCGCGAACGCGAGTCAAATTAACGCGAGCGAGTTCGCCGTCCAAGATCCGGAAGGTAATTTCGTTGATTCCGGCAATGCCGTGCTCAGCGACGATACGGACTACACGATCGTCTTGAACCCCGGTGCGGAGCCGTTCGGGAGCATCGCAGAGGGTAGCGTCTATGAAGGTGGTTCGTACAACTACGCACACTTGCAAACCGACGACGCGTTCGGAGAGGGTCAGACCTCGTCACTCGAGATTGTCTCGCCGTCGTCGGCGACGACATCCGTCGAACTGAACGCACCTGACCTCTTCACCACCGACGGCGAAGCGGTCCGGCTCTAA
- a CDS encoding zinc ribbon domain-containing protein, protein MKTCPRCDSSLDDEDRFCVECGAPQTEDAAEELDEYVQRQAQQVAAESGGGVGGGMGGGESGSEDESGFVPTAQLSDREQLWRRGCYVAGYGTIVVALTLVPQIGAFPLILGGIAILPPIRRLTAEPLGSPLKREVMAGLYAVFVLIGVVLLVLL, encoded by the coding sequence ATGAAGACCTGTCCCCGCTGCGACTCGTCGCTCGACGACGAGGATCGCTTCTGCGTCGAGTGCGGTGCCCCCCAGACGGAGGATGCGGCCGAAGAACTGGACGAGTACGTGCAGCGACAGGCACAGCAGGTGGCCGCGGAGTCGGGCGGCGGAGTCGGAGGCGGAATGGGCGGCGGCGAGTCCGGCAGCGAGGACGAGTCCGGCTTCGTTCCGACCGCACAACTCTCCGACCGCGAACAGCTCTGGCGACGCGGCTGTTACGTCGCCGGATACGGGACCATCGTCGTCGCGCTCACGCTGGTCCCGCAGATCGGCGCGTTTCCCCTGATTCTCGGCGGGATCGCGATCTTACCGCCGATCCGCCGGCTCACCGCGGAGCCGCTCGGGAGCCCGTTGAAACGCGAGGTGATGGCCGGTCTGTACGCGGTCTTCGTGCTGATCGGGGTCGTGCTGCTCGTACTCTTATAA
- a CDS encoding BGTF surface domain-containing protein yields the protein MTSRDSPDGTARPPRTTTDAPSSGRGASRRESTLRSRLAALRVVLVALAVVLSLFGGAVAGPAAAAVADDDGAAAGGEATAGDIVTPALESGASEAVSREISGGFSRDMFTGTAGDPVEIRHVADASGDDTAYMLVGGNRLTDSGGTVGFVDVLKVTGSSTVINTRLMGTDESNVDSCANVTCDLTFKNNDGEVIAENLSALHNERSIATGAAGLARPLAPERYRLAVTNGTFIVRDNGAVDPVKVAAESDLVLRSPTFHDEVEVFTTADGDVIADGEGDDTETLADLRTYGTDRTAVTKGDRVVLGFESTGIWGALSHFAASEGPLESDTSMNHTALERLLTAEEGVSLEIRQTNPGRNDRAATFDLSDADADDVRVFLADGTELERGEVDRAPSRFYLAIDTSDGGPFTDDPEPGDEYAVEFALEGTEGERYAFDGGGPPAAFDPAPASDDRVGEQYPYHGIDDGRVSAEATFSIKERFLRYDHVTDDRTILVEAGNGTITGTTSILPSAELSATVVRDTDDAPNRTESELTVANESFSVDSGLAGVAPGTRASYRLYRGQSLQDSRPVLVVENATSPAKLWFRNETTTTNLTVTRGESLANLSAAIQNVGQLENREQLTLDVDDGEIVEERYVTVGPQRTKNETFAETAVDLEPGEYEYTLAIDGDSVNGTLNVRADPAVTRLDESGSSGESDSSGDVSTDESGESDADTGEETGEAADDGGEETGATSGAPGDGGETPDEEGPATFLPFGIGTRETFGGTVLVGATYLLGHWV from the coding sequence ATGACCTCCAGAGATTCACCGGACGGCACAGCGCGGCCCCCCCGAACGACGACCGATGCGCCCTCCAGCGGACGCGGTGCTTCGCGTCGCGAGTCCACGCTTCGCTCGCGGCTGGCCGCCCTTCGCGTCGTGTTGGTCGCACTCGCCGTGGTGCTGTCGCTCTTCGGCGGAGCGGTCGCAGGCCCGGCCGCGGCCGCGGTCGCCGACGACGACGGCGCAGCGGCCGGCGGGGAGGCGACCGCCGGCGACATTGTGACCCCCGCATTGGAATCCGGTGCGAGCGAGGCGGTCAGTCGAGAGATTAGCGGTGGGTTCAGCAGGGACATGTTTACCGGGACCGCGGGGGATCCGGTAGAGATCAGACACGTTGCCGACGCCTCCGGGGACGACACGGCCTACATGCTGGTCGGCGGCAACCGCCTCACCGACTCGGGCGGAACGGTTGGGTTCGTCGACGTGCTGAAGGTGACCGGCTCGTCGACGGTGATCAACACCCGGCTTATGGGCACGGACGAGAGCAACGTCGACAGCTGTGCCAACGTGACCTGCGATCTCACATTTAAAAACAACGACGGTGAGGTGATCGCCGAGAACCTCTCGGCCCTTCACAACGAGCGGTCGATAGCGACCGGCGCTGCGGGCCTCGCTCGACCGCTCGCTCCCGAGCGGTACCGGCTCGCCGTCACCAACGGCACGTTCATCGTCCGGGACAACGGCGCCGTCGACCCCGTCAAGGTGGCCGCCGAGTCCGACCTCGTCTTACGGAGCCCGACCTTCCACGACGAGGTCGAGGTGTTCACGACCGCCGACGGCGACGTGATCGCCGACGGCGAGGGAGACGACACGGAGACCCTCGCGGACCTCAGGACGTACGGGACCGACCGGACGGCGGTGACGAAGGGCGACCGCGTCGTCCTCGGCTTCGAGTCGACGGGCATCTGGGGTGCGCTGTCACACTTCGCGGCGTCGGAGGGGCCCCTCGAATCGGATACGAGCATGAACCACACCGCCCTGGAGAGGCTTCTTACCGCCGAAGAGGGCGTCTCGCTTGAGATCCGTCAGACGAATCCGGGGCGGAACGATCGGGCGGCGACGTTCGACCTGTCGGACGCCGACGCAGACGACGTGAGGGTCTTCCTCGCGGACGGAACCGAACTCGAACGCGGCGAGGTCGACCGGGCGCCGAGCCGGTTCTACCTCGCCATCGACACGAGCGACGGCGGGCCGTTCACCGACGACCCCGAGCCGGGCGACGAGTACGCGGTCGAGTTCGCGCTGGAGGGAACCGAAGGCGAGCGATACGCGTTCGACGGCGGCGGGCCGCCGGCCGCGTTCGACCCGGCACCCGCGTCGGACGACCGAGTCGGGGAGCAGTACCCGTACCACGGCATAGACGACGGACGGGTCAGCGCCGAGGCGACGTTCAGTATCAAAGAGCGGTTCCTCCGGTACGACCACGTGACAGACGACCGCACGATCCTCGTCGAGGCGGGCAACGGGACCATTACGGGGACGACCTCCATCCTCCCTTCGGCAGAGCTGTCGGCGACGGTCGTTCGCGACACCGACGACGCCCCGAATCGGACAGAGTCCGAACTGACGGTGGCCAACGAGAGCTTCTCAGTTGACAGCGGTCTCGCCGGCGTCGCGCCGGGAACCAGAGCAAGCTACCGGCTGTATCGCGGGCAGTCGCTACAGGACAGTCGGCCGGTCCTCGTCGTGGAAAACGCCACGAGCCCCGCGAAACTCTGGTTCCGAAACGAGACGACGACGACGAACCTGACGGTGACGCGGGGCGAGTCGCTCGCGAACCTCTCCGCGGCGATCCAGAACGTCGGACAGCTAGAGAACCGAGAGCAGCTGACCCTCGACGTCGACGACGGGGAGATAGTCGAGGAGCGGTACGTCACGGTCGGTCCGCAGCGGACGAAAAACGAGACGTTCGCGGAGACGGCAGTCGATCTGGAGCCGGGCGAGTACGAGTACACGCTCGCAATCGACGGGGACAGCGTGAACGGGACCCTGAACGTGAGAGCCGATCCGGCGGTGACACGGCTCGACGAGAGCGGCTCGTCCGGCGAGAGTGACTCGTCCGGCGACGTGTCGACCGACGAGAGTGGTGAGAGCGACGCCGACACGGGCGAGGAGACGGGAGAGGCCGCGGACGACGGCGGCGAGGAGACGGGTGCGACCTCGGGTGCTCCCGGAGACGGCGGAGAGACGCCGGACGAGGAGGGGCCGGCGACGTTCCTCCCCTTCGGTATCGGAACTCGCGAGACGTTCGGGGGGACGGTCCTCGTCGGCGCGACGTACCTCCTCGGTCACTGGGTCTGA
- the cheY gene encoding chemotaxis protein CheY yields the protein MATRVLIADDSEFMRNLLREILEGEFEIVGEAENGVEAVNMYDEHGPDLVMMDIVMPIRDGIEATTEILEENPEATVIMCTSVGQEEKMKAAIKAGAEGYITKPFQKPNVLDAIGSAV from the coding sequence ATGGCAACGCGCGTGCTTATTGCAGACGACTCAGAGTTCATGCGGAACCTGCTCCGTGAGATCCTCGAAGGGGAGTTCGAGATCGTCGGAGAGGCCGAAAACGGCGTGGAGGCGGTGAACATGTACGACGAACACGGCCCCGACCTCGTGATGATGGACATCGTGATGCCGATCCGAGACGGCATCGAGGCCACGACGGAGATCCTCGAAGAGAACCCGGAGGCGACGGTGATCATGTGTACCAGCGTCGGACAAGAAGAGAAGATGAAGGCGGCCATCAAGGCCGGTGCTGAGGGGTACATCACCAAGCCGTTCCAGAAGCCGAACGTGCTCGACGCCATCGGATCGGCGGTATAA
- a CDS encoding chemotaxis protein CheC, whose amino-acid sequence MRVDVRALGACNRLAERGAAQAAGALTDLTGTDLSVEVTGASVASGEDLAEAFAGRESIGVSIGLRGGLEGEAVLAFDAANVEALLSLLPGGASMGRSAVTEVGNIALGGFLDGWANYLGKGIDMTPPRYFEADGAAVLPDGALAGDGVFLFESRLDATTTDLDFSIYMLPDSGQFRDLVVGKTAPAAAPGADGGARKSGADSTAVPYESLSTFASLAKRGSANAADNIAMMTGLETTVDVSRLRFVPLADVPAEVGVEPYAGTVFELQGEPSGYLAILFEEESAAKIAASMLPTEPDEPLGGMAENALCELGNVMTSGFIDGWANVLGTSISHSPPEFVHDIGSATISPLVAKLSQRQDYGFVIDAAIQTEGVETRCDVYALPDERELARALDRLSES is encoded by the coding sequence ATGCGGGTCGACGTCCGGGCGCTCGGCGCCTGTAATCGGCTGGCCGAGCGAGGGGCCGCGCAGGCCGCCGGCGCGCTCACCGACCTGACGGGGACGGACCTCTCGGTGGAGGTCACGGGCGCCAGCGTCGCGAGCGGCGAGGACCTCGCCGAGGCGTTCGCCGGCCGGGAGTCGATCGGCGTGAGCATCGGCCTCCGCGGCGGGCTGGAAGGCGAGGCAGTCCTCGCGTTCGACGCCGCCAACGTCGAGGCGCTGCTCTCGCTGCTTCCGGGCGGGGCGTCGATGGGGCGGAGCGCGGTGACGGAGGTCGGCAACATCGCGCTGGGCGGCTTCCTCGACGGGTGGGCGAACTACCTCGGGAAGGGGATCGACATGACGCCGCCGCGCTACTTTGAGGCCGATGGCGCCGCCGTCCTCCCGGACGGGGCGCTCGCTGGCGACGGCGTGTTCCTCTTCGAGAGCCGGCTCGACGCGACGACGACGGATCTCGACTTCTCCATTTATATGCTCCCGGACTCCGGGCAGTTCCGCGACCTCGTCGTGGGCAAGACCGCACCGGCCGCGGCGCCGGGCGCAGACGGGGGCGCGAGGAAGAGCGGCGCGGACAGCACGGCGGTCCCGTACGAGTCGCTGTCGACGTTCGCGTCGCTGGCGAAGCGCGGGTCCGCGAACGCCGCGGACAACATCGCGATGATGACCGGCCTCGAGACGACCGTCGACGTGAGTCGGCTCCGGTTCGTGCCCCTCGCGGACGTGCCGGCCGAGGTGGGCGTCGAGCCGTACGCGGGGACCGTCTTCGAACTCCAAGGGGAGCCGAGCGGCTACCTGGCGATCCTGTTCGAAGAGGAGTCAGCGGCGAAGATCGCAGCTTCGATGCTGCCGACCGAGCCGGACGAGCCGCTCGGCGGGATGGCGGAGAACGCGCTCTGTGAGCTCGGCAACGTGATGACGAGCGGGTTCATCGACGGGTGGGCGAACGTGCTAGGCACGTCGATCAGCCACTCGCCCCCGGAGTTCGTCCACGACATCGGGTCGGCGACGATCAGCCCGCTGGTCGCCAAGCTGAGCCAGCGGCAGGACTACGGGTTCGTCATCGACGCCGCGATCCAGACGGAAGGCGTCGAGACCCGGTGTGACGTGTACGCGCTCCCTGACGAGCGCGAGTTAGCGAGGGCCCTCGACCGCCTCTCGGAGTCGTGA
- a CDS encoding chemotaxis protein CheD, which yields MTHRPSSRGGALGGDLDGGRIKVGVSDLAVATDGETLTTSGLGSCVAVALADQTTGVRGLVHAMLPTSAETDTGIERPGKYVDTGIETLIAELETAGADPGRLEARVAGGAEMLDITDAIGPRNVERTEEYLEAAGIPVVERAVGDGVGRTVRFRADGRLVVRAADGFERVL from the coding sequence GTGACCCATCGTCCGTCGTCCCGCGGAGGAGCGCTCGGCGGCGACCTCGACGGGGGTCGGATCAAGGTTGGCGTCAGCGATCTGGCGGTCGCGACCGACGGCGAGACGCTGACGACGAGCGGGCTCGGCTCCTGCGTCGCCGTCGCGCTCGCCGACCAGACGACGGGCGTCCGCGGACTGGTCCACGCAATGTTGCCGACCAGCGCCGAGACGGACACCGGCATCGAACGGCCGGGGAAGTACGTCGACACCGGCATCGAGACGCTCATCGCCGAACTCGAGACGGCGGGCGCGGACCCCGGCCGGCTCGAAGCGCGCGTCGCCGGGGGCGCGGAGATGCTCGACATCACGGACGCGATCGGGCCGCGAAACGTCGAGCGCACCGAGGAGTACCTCGAAGCGGCGGGGATCCCGGTCGTCGAGCGAGCCGTCGGAGACGGCGTGGGCCGAACCGTCCGGTTCCGGGCGGACGGTCGCTTGGTCGTGCGGGCGGCGGACGGGTTCGAACGCGTTCTGTGA
- a CDS encoding FlaD/FlaE family flagellar protein: MGLELPVWGAPTAAWIVATLGLVGASVLDRFLDDGDSDDDSGGMDGDDDPFGGGMGGGGGGGGMGGGGGGGDGFDDFDGMDEWDDEFDDGGGGGGSDTDELEKRLDDLENEVASLSSTVSTVRSENEEISAAVDDIEEDVRNLLDIYEMVTRGINPFVDDSSGFDGVDGGGEGSFGLFDDEEGDADADDDLDEDVANADADGFFDDDLLDDDFEDDDEFGELDEEPGDDHTDDGDPADAASETAAADDGDDMNDDGKSFSELKEEYDAGEADWADEDGAETEATQDEDPFDDGDDSFDEDLGGESDPFDDEPADAGDSFDDEMGFDDEPVDEPAANGHEPEPEPEPEPEPDRSRGQQPGGDPAEANAGGFEYVREDDLSGTRGKPYLTELPGDYVGDLLVMEWLEFLVSESDVTDAVRAINYYERIEWVGADAAARLRDFLSGFGTIDRNLVDRPGTDHLVREHHTRSLRYVTQLNGTSGHLLLLDRWDDLAGGSLVGGGPPPVNAGGRGRHGGRDRRQADRRGGHAPREERNDRDGRRPGENGHGETERRDGRGERRDGRADAGAEGRERNGGSSRPMNDPNPRSDRADPADGGWGDGR, encoded by the coding sequence ATGGGCCTCGAACTACCGGTGTGGGGAGCTCCAACGGCCGCATGGATAGTCGCCACACTGGGGCTCGTCGGTGCGAGCGTCCTCGACAGGTTCCTCGACGATGGCGACTCCGACGACGACTCCGGAGGCATGGACGGCGACGACGACCCATTCGGCGGTGGGATGGGAGGCGGCGGCGGTGGCGGTGGGATGGGAGGCGGCGGCGGCGGTGGCGACGGCTTCGACGACTTCGACGGAATGGACGAGTGGGACGACGAGTTCGACGACGGCGGTGGCGGCGGCGGGTCCGACACCGACGAGTTAGAGAAGCGACTCGACGACTTAGAAAACGAGGTCGCGTCGCTCTCGTCGACGGTCTCGACGGTCCGGTCGGAAAACGAGGAGATCTCGGCCGCCGTCGACGACATCGAGGAGGACGTGCGGAACTTACTCGACATCTACGAGATGGTCACCCGCGGAATCAACCCGTTCGTCGACGACTCCAGCGGTTTCGACGGGGTCGACGGCGGCGGCGAGGGGTCGTTCGGCCTCTTCGACGACGAGGAGGGCGACGCGGACGCGGACGACGACCTCGACGAAGACGTCGCGAACGCGGACGCAGACGGGTTCTTCGACGACGACCTGCTCGACGACGACTTCGAGGACGACGACGAGTTCGGCGAGCTGGACGAGGAACCGGGCGACGACCACACGGACGACGGCGACCCCGCCGACGCCGCGTCCGAAACCGCGGCGGCGGACGACGGAGACGACATGAACGACGATGGAAAGAGCTTCAGCGAGCTGAAAGAGGAGTACGACGCCGGGGAGGCCGACTGGGCCGACGAAGACGGCGCCGAAACGGAGGCGACCCAAGACGAGGACCCGTTCGACGACGGAGACGACTCGTTCGACGAGGACCTCGGCGGCGAATCGGACCCGTTCGACGACGAGCCGGCCGACGCCGGCGACTCGTTCGACGACGAGATGGGGTTCGACGACGAACCGGTCGACGAGCCGGCGGCGAACGGCCACGAGCCGGAGCCGGAGCCGGAGCCGGAACCCGAGCCCGACCGCTCGCGCGGCCAGCAGCCCGGCGGCGACCCGGCAGAGGCGAACGCCGGCGGCTTCGAGTACGTCCGCGAAGACGACCTGTCGGGCACGCGGGGGAAGCCGTACCTCACGGAGCTGCCCGGCGACTACGTCGGGGACCTCCTCGTGATGGAGTGGCTGGAGTTCCTCGTCTCCGAGAGTGACGTCACCGACGCGGTGCGCGCCATCAACTACTACGAGCGCATCGAGTGGGTCGGCGCCGACGCGGCCGCGCGGCTCCGGGACTTCCTCTCCGGGTTCGGCACGATCGACCGCAACCTCGTCGACCGGCCGGGGACCGACCACCTGGTCCGCGAACACCACACGCGCAGCCTCCGATACGTGACCCAGCTGAACGGGACGAGCGGCCACCTCCTGCTCCTCGACCGGTGGGACGACCTCGCCGGGGGGTCGCTGGTCGGCGGCGGCCCGCCGCCGGTCAACGCTGGCGGCCGCGGCAGACACGGTGGACGCGACCGCCGCCAGGCTGACCGCCGCGGCGGTCACGCCCCGCGCGAAGAGCGGAACGACCGCGACGGGCGGCGCCCGGGCGAGAACGGGCACGGCGAGACAGAGCGACGGGACGGGCGCGGGGAACGGCGGGACGGCCGCGCGGACGCCGGCGCCGAAGGCCGCGAGCGCAACGGCGGCTCCTCACGACCGATGAACGACCCGAACCCGCGTTCCGACCGCGCCGACCCGGCCGACGGAGGGTGGGGCGATGGGCGTTAG
- a CDS encoding flagellin, which yields MGVSVSASTAIIVAGMFFAFTTFYPVAANSFDRVGDAQHSMGERALERQNTAFAVSNATYDTTNDVLTVTATNDGSLGLVADDATLVVGNEYVDVGGSNAITTVDGNGDTALWLGGETLEVTVAQGDTATTIGDGTRVVLVVESGVRDAATVTEVTT from the coding sequence ATGGGCGTTAGCGTTTCGGCGTCGACGGCCATCATCGTCGCGGGGATGTTCTTCGCGTTTACGACGTTTTACCCCGTCGCGGCGAACAGTTTCGACCGCGTCGGCGACGCGCAACACAGCATGGGCGAGCGCGCGCTCGAACGCCAGAACACGGCGTTCGCGGTTTCGAACGCGACGTACGACACGACGAATGATGTGCTCACCGTCACCGCCACCAACGACGGCTCGCTGGGGCTCGTCGCGGACGACGCGACGCTCGTCGTGGGCAACGAGTACGTCGACGTGGGCGGTTCGAACGCCATCACGACCGTCGACGGCAACGGCGACACCGCGCTGTGGCTCGGCGGGGAGACCCTCGAGGTGACGGTCGCCCAGGGCGACACGGCGACGACCATCGGGGACGGCACGCGTGTCGTCCTCGTCGTCGAGTCCGGCGTTCGCGACGCGGCGACGGTGACGGAGGTGACCACGTAA
- a CDS encoding flagellar protein G has translation MASVPISHLILFIASLVIAAGVVGTITTGVDRVSAAVDDAGLDATEQLRTDVTIISDASAGVYNASEENVTLLIKNTGTYRLAPDGSDLDIVFDGRYVRPSATTGELVSVDDGAAWSRGDVLRLTIDVTALDGTSGGLENGDHRVYVTANGDEELFQFRVEGA, from the coding sequence ATGGCCAGCGTCCCGATCTCACACCTGATCCTGTTCATCGCGAGTCTCGTGATAGCCGCCGGCGTTGTCGGCACGATAACCACGGGCGTCGACCGCGTGAGCGCCGCCGTCGACGACGCCGGGTTGGACGCGACCGAGCAGCTCCGGACCGACGTGACGATCATCTCCGACGCGAGCGCGGGGGTGTACAACGCGAGCGAGGAGAACGTGACGCTCCTGATCAAAAACACCGGCACCTACCGGCTCGCGCCCGACGGCTCGGATCTCGACATCGTCTTCGACGGCCGGTACGTCCGGCCGAGCGCGACCACCGGCGAACTCGTCTCCGTGGACGACGGCGCGGCGTGGAGCCGCGGCGACGTGTTGCGGCTCACGATCGACGTGACCGCCCTCGACGGGACGAGCGGCGGGCTCGAAAACGGCGATCACCGCGTGTACGTCACCGCCAACGGCGACGAGGAGCTGTTCCAGTTCCGCGTGGAGGGCGCCTGA